The following are encoded together in the Juglans microcarpa x Juglans regia isolate MS1-56 chromosome 2D, Jm3101_v1.0, whole genome shotgun sequence genome:
- the LOC121249215 gene encoding 3-ketoacyl-CoA synthase 5-like, translating into MESVSKLRYDPLMSNTISTLPSGLLSKHLHSTFMELLRFSSFILVTSIEAFFILKKRKPIFHVFFLICFILFFIVKHFLSKASSVYLVDFSCLRPPSFCRVPFSSFLENASMLECFDVESISFMAKVLSSSGLSEETYLPPALHYIPPKPHVEEAIKEVHMVLFPILEDLLSKTRLLPHDIDILIVNCSGFCPSPSLSSIIINKYSMRSDIKSYTLSGMGCSASTIAVDMALSLLKIHKNSCAVVLSTEILSTGWYPGNEMPKLLLNCMFRMGSAAILLSNKSEAKKCSKYKLYRTLRTQTASDDKAYFSAVREEDSKGNLGFTLNKGVQQAVGEVLRSNVTFLGSSILPFKEKFRVFVSILRKIFIDKSRHETYVPSFKTVIQHFCLPTAGKATIREIAKGLKLEDKDIEPALMTLERFGNQSSSALWYELALLEAKDRVKKGDMVWLLGLGSGLKCSSVVLECIRPIVGESKRGPWADYLCRYPIVTVDQGL; encoded by the coding sequence atggaGTCTGTGTCTAAGCTCAGATATGACCCTCTTATGAGCAATACCATCAGCACCCTCCCTTCCGGTCTCCTCTCAAAGCATCTTCATTCAACTTTCATGGAACTTCTAAGATTTTCCTCTTTCATTCTTGTAACATCCATCGAAGCTTTCTTCATCTTGAAGAAACGAAAACCAATTTTCCATGTCTTCTTTCTCATTTGTTTCATCCTCTTTTTCATTGTCAAACACTTCCTCTCAAAAGCTTCTTCGGTTTATTTAGTTGACTTCTCATGTCTTCGACCGCCAAGCTTTTGCAGAGTTCCCTTCTCTTCTTTCCTGGAAAATGCTTCCATGTTGGAATGCTTCGACGTTGAAAGTATCTCTTTCATGGCCAAGGTCCTCAGTTCTTCTGGACTAAGCGAAGAAACCTATCTACCCCCAGCTTTACACTACATTCCACCAAAACCCCACGTTGAAGAAGCCATCAAAGAAGTCCATATGGTGCTCTTCCCCATCCTGGAAGACCTTCTGTCCAAAACTAGACTGCTGCCTCATGATATAGATATTCTCATTGTCAATTGTAGCGGTTTCTGCCCCTCCCCTTCACTCTCTTCCATTATTATAAACAAATACTCTATGAGAAGTGATATTAAGAGCTATACTCTCTCTGGCATGGGGTGCAGTGCAAGCACTATCGCAGTTGATATGGCTCTAAGTCTTCtgaaaattcacaaaaactcTTGTGCCGTTGTTCTTAGCACTGAAATCTTGTCTACCGGCTGGTATCCGGGCAATGAGATGCCGAAGTTGCTCCTTAACTGTATGTTCAGAATGGGCAGTGCGGCCATTTTGCTCTCCAACAAAAGTGAAGCAAAGAAGTGTTCGAAATACAAACTGTATCGAACACTGAGGACCCAAACTGCCTCTGACGACAAGGCTTATTTTTCAGCAGTTCGCGAGGAGGACTCCAAGGGAAATCTGGGGTTTACATTGAACAAAGGTGTACAACAAGCCGTCGGAGAAGTTCTCAGATCGAACGTCACGTTTCTTGGATCCTCAATCTTGCCCTTTAAGGAGAAATTTCGGgtttttgtttccattttacGGAAAATATTTATCGACAAATCTAGGCATGAAACTTACGTGCCGAGTTTCAAGACTGTGATACAGCATTTTTGCTTGCCAACTGCAGGGAAGGCGACAATAAGAGAGATAGCTAAAGGGCTAAAGCTTGAAGACAAAGACATAGAGCCTGCATTGATGACACTCGAGAGGTTTGGGAACCAGTCCTCTTCTGCACTGTGGTATGAGTTAGCGTTATTGGAAGCCAAAGACAGAGTGAAGAAGGGAGACATGGTTTGGCTACTTGGGCTTGGGAGTGGGCTCAAGTGCAGCAGTGTCGTTTTGGAGTGTATAAGGCCCATAGTTGGGGAATCCAAGAGGGGCCCATGGGCTGATTATCTTTGTCGGTATCCGATCGTGACCGTTGATCAAGGGCTTTAA
- the LOC121248289 gene encoding pentatricopeptide repeat-containing protein At5g66520-like gives MRETQRLTLKNTISRLIKEFKTMRELKQINTHILTSPNLLPNERHFLLTRLLFFCAISDSGSLSHAADVFRLIKNPNTSVYNVMIRAYASKTNGGDDTNSCPSLILYKQMLHGGIAPDYLTFPFLLKECTRRLDGDTGQSIHAQAIKFGLYDDVFVQNSMIGLYMACGYLTFAWKLFDNMLDRDVVSWNSMIIGYLRSGELDMALDLFRRMKKRNIITWNSMITGFVQGGRPKEALDFFHEMQIICDVMVQPDKITIASVLSACAYLGTIDQGKWVHSYLRRSGLQCDVVIGTALVDMYGKCGCVEKAYEVFKDMPKMDTLAWTAMISVFALHGFAKEAFNLFGEMENLGAKPNHVTFVGLLSACAHSGLVEKGRWCFDRMRRVYSIEPQVYHYACMVDLLGRAGLFDEAECLIRGMPLEPDVFVWGALLGGCQMHGNVGLGQRVAKYLIDMEPLNYSFYVNLCDVYAKANRFDDIKRIRTLMKEKGIIKEVPGCSMIEVEGVVHEFSVRGSPEVALEELVWTLVGFNKVMKIEGYLLDHDEISLNDRDEISLKATMLL, from the coding sequence ATGAGAGAAACCCAACGGCTAACTCTCAAGAACACAATCTCACGCTTAATCAAAGAATTCAAGACCATGAGAGAGCTTAAGCAAATCAATACCCATATCCTAACGTCTCCCAATCTACTCCCGAACGAGCGTCATTTTCTTCTGACTCGTCTCCTTTTCTTTTGTGCCATTTCGGATTCAGGCTCTCTCAGCCATGCTGCCGATGTTTTCCGACTCATAAAGAACCCAAATACCTCTGTCTACAACGTTATGATTAGAGCTTATGCCAGCAAAACCAATGGTGGTGATGATACAAATTCGTGCCCGTCCTTGATTCTATATAAGCAAATGCTTCATGGTGGCATTGCACCAGATTACCTCACTTTTCCGTTCCTCCTGAAGGAATGCACCAGGAGGCTTGATGGTGACACCGGTCAAAGCATTCATGCCCAAGCCATCAAGTTTGGACTCTATGATGACGTATTTGTTCAGAATTCTATGATAGGCTTGTATATGGCGTGTGGATATTTGACCTTTGCCTGGAAGTTGTTCGACAATATGCTAGATCGGGATGTTGTTTCTTGGAACTCGATGATTATTGGCTATTTGAGAAGTGGGGAACTCGACATGGCGTTGGATTTGTtcaggaggatgaagaagaggaataTTATTACCTGGAATTCGATGATTACAGGGTTTGTTCAAGGTGGCCGGCCGAAGGAGGCCTtggatttttttcatgaaatgcaGATTATATGTGATGTTATGGTCCAACCGGACAAGATTACAATTGCTAGTGTTCTTTCAGCCTGTGCTTATCTGGGCACAATTGATCAGGGAAAATGGGTGCATAGTTACTTGAGAAGAAGTGGCCTACAGTGTGATGTGGTTATTGGTACAGCGCTGGTTGACATGTATGGCAAATGTGGATGCGTGGAAAAAGCATATGAGGTCTTTAAGGATATGCCTAAAATGGATACCTTGGCATGGACAGCGATGATATCAGTCTTTGCTCTTCATGGGTTTGCTAAAGAGGCTTTTAATCTTTTTGGAGAGATGGAAAACCTTGGGGCGAAGCCCAACCATGTGACTTTTGTTGGGTTACTGTCAGCTTGTGCGCACTCTGGTCTAGTAGAGAAAGGTCGCTGGTGTTTTGACAGGATGAGACGTGTTTACTCAATTGAGCCACAGGTTTATCATTATGCTTGCATGGTTGATTTGCTTGGCCGCGCTGGGCTCTTTGACGAGGCAGAATGCCTTATCAGAGGCATGCCACTGGAGCCAGATGTGTTTGTTTGGGGTGCATTACTTGGAGGTTGTCAAATGCATGGGAATGTGGGATTGGGACAAAGGGTGGCGAAGTATTTAATTGATATGGAACCTCtgaattattctttttatgtGAACTTGTGCGATGTATATGCCAAAGCTAATAGATTTGATGACATAAAGAGAATCAGAACcttaatgaaagaaaaagggaTAATAAAGGAAGTCCCAGGTTGCAGCATGATTGAAGTTGAAGGGGTTGTTCATGAATTTTCAGTGAGAGGATCACCTGAAGTTGCACTGGAGGAACTAGTCTGGACCCTGGTTGGGTTTAATAAGGTGATGAAGATAGAAGGTTATTTGCTTGATCATGATGAGATATCATTGAATGATCGTGATGAGATATCATTGAAGGCAACAATGTTGCTATGA
- the LOC121248309 gene encoding mitochondrial metalloendopeptidase OMA1-like, which translates to MGYFRRTKFSLDAFRNFTSRITSNGSIQEPSSRISQTGSSIFSANTAKSSQFSSYSNFSHKRSLQVAPNRFHNIQFNQSNSFFGGAKRYYYVDRYRVQHFKPRGPRRWFQNPRNMLIVVLVGSGVVITVYFGNLETVPYTNRKHFVLLSRSMERKLGETQFENMKAAFKGKILPAIHPESVRVRLIARDIIEALQRGLRNEKVWSDLEYASESVGGVHEAKAHETLMALKDSEEGKWFKEDEILDDEWVHQSRKKGLERGSQPETSHLEGLNWEVLVVDEPVVNAFCLPGGKIVVFTGLLEHFRSDAEIATILGHEVGHAVARHAAESITKNLWFAILQLILYQFVMPDIVNTMSVLFLRLPFSRRMEIEADYIGLLLIASAGCDPRVAPKVYEKLGKLTGDSKLRDYLSTHPSGKKRAQMLAQAQVMEEALTIYGQVRAGRGIEGFL; encoded by the exons ATGGGATACTTTAGAAGAACAAAGTTCTCCCTCGATGCTTTCCGGAATTTCACTTCCAGGATCACATCTAATGGTTCAATCCAAGAACCCAGTTCGAGAATTTCCCAAACTGGGTCTTCTATATTTTCAGCCAATACAGCCAAGTCTTCCCAGTTTTCTTCATACTCCAATTTTTCTCATAAAAGGAGTTTACAAGTTGCGCCGAATAGATTTCATAATATTCAGTTCAATCAGAGCAATTCCTTTTTTGGTGGCGCTAAGAGATATTACTATGTCGATAGGTACCGGGTTCAGCATTTTAAGCCTCGTGGACCCCGGCGGTGGTTTCAGAACCCGAGAAACATGCTGATTGTGGTTCTGGTGGGTTCTGGGGTTGTGATCACTGTGTATTTCGGGAATTTGGAGACTGTCCCATATACCAATCGAAAACATTTCGTGCTTCTATCGAGAAGCATGGAGAGAAAGCTCGGGGAGACGCAATTCGAGAACATGAAGGCGGCCTTTAAGGGCAAAATATTGCCGGCGATACACCCGGAAAGCGTGAGGGTGAGACTGATAGCCAGGGACATCATTGAAGCGTTGCAGAGAGGACTGAGGAATGAGAAGGTATGGAGTGATTTGGAGTATGCATCCGAGAGTGTAGGCGGGGTGCACGAGGCGAAGGCCCATGAGACCTTGATGGCGTTGAAAGACAGTGAGGAAGGGAAGTGGTTTAAAGAGGATGAAATTCTTGATGATGAGTGGGTTCACCAGAGCAGGAAGAAGGGACTGGAGAGAGGGTCTCAACCAGAAACATCGCATTTGGAAGGATTGAATTGGGAGGTTTTGGTGGTTGATGAGCCTGTTGTTAATGCGTTCTGCTTACCGGGTGGGAAGATTGTCGTGTTTACAGGTTTGCTCGAGCATTTTAGAAGTGATGCTGAGATAGCAACAATACTTGGGCATGAG GTTGGGCATGCTGTGGCTCGACATGCCGCGGAGTCGATTACAAAGAACCTGTGGTTTGCTATTCTACAACTGATACTTTATCAGTTTGTTATGCCTGACATTGTCAACACAATGTCTGTTCTTTTCCTAAGGCTTCCTTTCTCTCGGAG GATGGAAATTGAAGCAGATTACATAGGGCTGCTATTGATTGCTTCAGCTGGATGTGATCCTCGTGTGGCCCCTAAAGTGTATGAAAAGTTGGGAAAGTTGACAGGCGATTCGAAACTAAGGGATTATCTTTCCACGCATCCGTCCGGAAAAAAGAGAGCTCAGATGCTGGCTCAAGCCCAAGTCATGGAAGAAGCTCTTACTATATACGGGCAAGTAAGAGCTGGTCGTGGGATCGAAGGTTTTCTGTAG